A region from the Chelonoidis abingdonii isolate Lonesome George chromosome 10, CheloAbing_2.0, whole genome shotgun sequence genome encodes:
- the MRPS16 gene encoding small ribosomal subunit protein bS16m: MVHLAHLLMKNYHGGHVTIRLALGGCVNRPFFRIVAAYNKRARDSKYLEQVGCYDPLPNNHNEKLVGLNIERIKHWIGCGAHVTKPVEKLLGLSGFFPLHPMTITNAERLRKRRALKAETASEEETPGDQ; this comes from the exons ATGGTGCACCTTG CTCATCTCCTTATGAAAAATTATCATGGAGGACACGTCACTATCCGATTGGCTCTTGGCGGCTGTGTCAACAGACCCTTCTTCCGTATAGTGGCCGCATATAACAAGCGAGCACGGGACAGCAAATATTTGGAGCAAGTGGGCTGCTATGACCCACTCCCAAATAACCATAATGAAAAGCTTGTTGGCTTGAACATCGAGAGGATCAAACACTGGATTGGTTGTGGAGCACATGTCACAAAACCAGTTGAAAAACTTCTAG GTCTTTCTGGATTTTTCCCATTGCATCCTATGACGATCACAAATGCAGAAAGATTAAGGAAGAGAAGAGCCTTGAAGGCCGAAACAGCTTCTGAGGAAGAAACTCCAGGTGACCAATAA